A single window of Rhodamnia argentea isolate NSW1041297 chromosome 5, ASM2092103v1, whole genome shotgun sequence DNA harbors:
- the LOC115740063 gene encoding LOW QUALITY PROTEIN: protein indeterminate-domain 16-like (The sequence of the model RefSeq protein was modified relative to this genomic sequence to represent the inferred CDS: deleted 1 base in 1 codon) codes for MFHNPPPNSPPSNAASAINPTEINAFSNSKRRRRPAGTPDPDAEVVSLSPKTLLESDRYVCEICNQGFQRDQNLQMHRRRHKVPWKLLKRDRGGAADQDQARRKRVYVCPEPSCLHHDPCHALGDLVGIKKHFRRKHSSHKQWVCERCSKGYAVQSDYKAHLKTCGTRGHSCDCGRVFSRVESFIEHQDTCTVRRAQPPEMQAAQPACLSQTASSTSPSSEPNFGVLPSSFPGFRMPKPAETILLNSDMCNPSTSSTHHNLELQLLPLSSPCAKGNSKEKLADNLKLSIGSSSTDANKDGLATTKSSTVWERYFRREPEMLEAASIRELASEQMKLAVTERAFAEEARQQAKRQVEIAELELANAKKMRLQAQIALERAQVLREEATKKISSTIMQITCPACKQQFQTTSVVAAACDETSLAISYVSSANTKERESDYCVKEVEQ; via the exons ATGTTCCATAACCCTCCGCCTAACTCTCCTCCTTCCAACGCGGCTTCTGCCATCAACCCCACAGAGATCAATGCCTTCTCCAACagcaaaaggaggagaagaCCTGCAGGCACTCCAG ATCCGGATGCAGAAGTGGTTTCGCTGTCGCCGAAGACCCTCCTTGAGTCGGACAG gtACGTGTGCGAGATCTGCAATCAAGGGTTCCAGAGGGATCAGAACTTGCAGATGCACCGGAGGCGGCACAAGGTGCCGTGGAAGCTGTTGAAGCGGGACCGCGGGGGGGCCGCCGATCAGGACCAGGCACGGCGGAAGCGGGTCTACGTGTGCCCCGAGCCGAGCTGCCTCCACCATGACCCGTGCCACGCACTCGGCGACCTCGTCGGGATCAAGAAGCACTTCCGCCGGAAGCACAGCAGCCACAAGCAGTGGGTTTGTGAGCGGTGCTCCAAGGGCTACGCCGTCCAGTCCGACTACAAGGCCCACCTCAAGACCTGCGGCACCCGGGGACATTCTTGTGACTGCGGCCGCGTCTTCTCCAG GGTTGAGAGTTTCATAGAACACCAAGACACGTGCACCGTCCGCCGAGCTCAGCCGCCGGAGATGCAGGCAGCCCAGCCGGCCTGCTTGTCCCAAACCGCTTCGAGCACTAGCCCTTCAAGCGAACCCAATTTCGGCGTACTGCCCTCGTCGTTTCCCGGATTCCGAATGCCAAAACCAGCGGAGACCATCCTCCTCAACTCAGACATGTGCAATCCCTCAACCTCTTCTACCCACCACAACCTTGAGCTTCAGCTATTGCCGTTGTCGAGCCCGTGCGCGAAGGGGAACTCGAAGGAAAAGTTAGCAGACAACTTGAAGCTTTCGATTGGTTCGTCATCCACCGATGCAAACAAGGACGGATTAGCCACCACCAAGAGCTCTACAGTTTGGGAGCGTTATTtcaggcgcgaacccgagatgTTGGAGGCAGCGAGCATAAGGGAGCTTGCGAGCGAGCAAATGAAGCTGGCAGTGACCGAGAGGGCTTTCGCCGAGGAGGCGAGGCAGCAGGCGAAGAGGCAGGTCGAGATAGCAGAGCTCGAGCTGGCCAACGCCAAGAAGATGAGACTGCAAGCTCAGATCGCGCTCGAACGAGCTCAGGTGTTGAGAGAAGAAGCCACGAAGAAGATAAGCTCCACCATCATGCAGATCACTTGCCCGGCTTGCAAACAACAGTTCCAGACAACGTCTGTCGTCGCGGCAGCATGCGACGAGACCTCTCTCGCCATAAGCTACGTGTCTTCAGCTAACAcg aaggagagggagagtgatTATTGTGTTAAAGAGGTTGAACAATAA